In Triticum aestivum cultivar Chinese Spring chromosome 5B, IWGSC CS RefSeq v2.1, whole genome shotgun sequence, the following proteins share a genomic window:
- the LOC123113205 gene encoding cysteine proteinase EP-B 2, which produces MEGINAIMSNCLVKLSEQQLLDCVTCSSDGCEGGRVVPAFRYLHRNGGQVLNDVYPYTAEVNTVHKRVIAPAVSIDGFAFTYGGTEKKLKVAVASQPVVVALGADKAFVEYDGGVVDSKNYTLAELSTIKFRGSYIGHYVTVVGYGITEFGELFWLVKNSRGANYGEDGYIRIARETGKEGGAFGIARFFAYPVKKNGKNNRRCMVRSEAELYGCKCIHWI; this is translated from the exons ATGGAGGGCATTAATGCCATAATGTCAAATTGTCTTGTGAAGTTATCAGAGCAGCAACTGCTTGACTGTGTTACCTGTTCTTCCGATGGTTGTGAGGGAGGTCGTGTAGTTCCAGCTTTCAGGTACCTTCATAGGAATGGAGGGCAAGTTTTGAATGATGTCTACCCATACACAGCTGAAGTGAACACTGTCCACAAAAGAGTAATT GCACCTGCAGTATCTATTGACGGCTTTGCTTTTACCTATGGTGGTACCGAAAAAAAACTGAAGGTGGCTGTAGCATCACAGCCAGTGGTGGTTGCTTTAGGGGCAGATAAGGCATTTGTGGAATATGATGGT GGTGTTGTGGATAGCAAGAACTATACCCTTGCTGAACTGTCGACAATTAAGTTCAGGGGTTCATATATTGGGCACTACGTTACTGTTGTAGGTTATGGGATAACAGAGTTTGGTGAGCTTTTTTGGCTTGTCAAAAATTCACGCGGGGCAAATTATGGTGAAGATGGGTATATCAGGATCGCAAGGGAAACTGGCAAGGAGGGAGGTGCTTTTGGGATTGCCAGGTTCTTCGCGTATCCAGTCAAGAAAAATGGGAAGAATAACAGAAGGTGCATGGTGAGGTCTGAGGCTGAGCTGTATGGTTGCAAGTGTATTCACTGGATATGA